tggttttgtgtgataTAATTATAAAGGTAGTAGGCCTTGCTGGCGCCCGAGAGtgtaagaaaggcaggaaaagtgagtggcgagtgtgtggggcgacactgtaccctccccacggttttggaggacaaagtgaaagatggaggcggaaggaagggcCAGTGAGCTGCGTATGCTTGACCTCTGAGTGgacgtagggaaaaaaaaaaaaaaaaatgacacgtttcggAAATAACTTGTATCATAAGTAGAGAACGTGCATCCCGTTAAGCAGCCGCGCATTGCAAGGACACGAGAGTACGTGGTATGATCGCAAGTGACACGTCCGGAAATCAGCGTTTAATTGCGTgtgtcttaatagaaaaaaatagctgatttccaaattatacaTCAAAGTATGACCTCGTCTAGTTCAGGAGAGTCCTTCGTATaaatgcactggtgtgtgtatgtgtgtgtgaatgttattgctagttatctctctctctctctctctctctctctctctctctctctgtcagtagttgcacaggtcttcaagggtatttttacggttttagtgacagattaacaacatttctacattaataacaggagaaacaccattgaaaaccctgataatcatctttatagctttgaaaaacagtcgtgaagagagagagagagagagagagagagagagagagagagagagagtaggagcatttcagttgagcctattctgccctggttcgtgtttgctgcggtgacacggtgccgcactgagtgaagattgcgttcataatcacttatcaggggtggagtggggaaaggagagtcaggaagtgaggatatttatattatttgacatattatttgatagcatgtcaacttttgtgtgtgtgtgtgtgtgtgtgtgtgggtgggtgttggatcagtgacaggtggcgctggggagttaccacggcgagcggctggctggctgcagtgttttggtcagcactggtcaatcttgccctacacgctctattaaccagtgtttccgtcttcccgacaccttcttcctgcaccaagcaccgtcaagcatcaccagagaggcacgagtacgtaaggtgagtccagcggggccagtctctcctcagtcagccttactgccttcacaacaccctaatcctccctgtagtgtcttgtattcgtttatttaggattcattattcgttatttagtttttttaggggttaattatttatatttaggttttgtttacgtccgagtctggaaagagttggaaatttattgaaatatttaatgttcgccaatatgtaaacaagccgtcagctgtgttattagccattatttgcctcaTCTCTCACTTATTAtaagcctaacatatcacatgatggatccacatgtctagccttcatatccgctggtcagatatatccgtcattgcctgattttggtgttatatagaaataaataaggcaacatggccgccggctcccccACTGAGGTCGCTGCCGAGGGCCGTcatgatggactggcacctgttccggcttgttggttccaatattttttttaatttttctgaattaatttatttggcttgtatagtaagattttatggtttctaaaaatatttcgttgcttttgaagtgtttttcttgctttagttaagtaaatgtgctgaatttggtgttgttttttatgtaaataaggggcagtttgtacggtgaaatttacccagcctggtttttggcttttttatttgaggctttaatgaagattttattgcttcaaaaaatcgtttatgatttttaaagtatgttgcgttcctgttgagttaagtatgtggaatttgaataggctttttgtcccgttgaaagtggtgattttgtcattttttagcttctttatttttttattgtagcttgtaactaagtgtgcattatttaaaaaaatagttcagattttttaaaatgtttttttaccagtgtaaagtggaataggtggacttttcagtgtttttaatggtgtcaaaatttccaacactttttccatatttcacataatatttctttataactactgagactggaggtgttttgatattgtgaatattaattcaagtaattgtcaagtcagaatatataatgcattcgagcctagcttcattttttctatgggtcaatttcaaaatgaaatgcgttacgtacgtatggcaggggggcgccggcacctcgcctgtgacgtcatcaaagATTCGGGACTCGGTCTGCTCTagtgtctcctcaatatttaccgtaatttccagtgttttccaagtgtttacagctgtttctaaagtcaggcgtgtagatagttgtagtagaaggaagaaaataagagaaatgaaagaggagaaggaagaaataaaaagaaatggaggaggaggcaaaacaggtaaacaatatttagcttagtttcccttgctgcgctgcagttctctgtaatatttggtgtgttttgggtgttttacgtgtttaggatgtatgtaggaatattgtggggtgtttagagtgtgttttggtggtgtttaggtgtgttctgggtgtatatttgctattaccattgtgttttgggtgaattttgggtgttttaaatgtggtttaggatgtttttagttatattgtaagtggtttgagtcgtgtggggtgttttgagtatattgtgggatgtttttgtgtgttatgggtgtgtttgggggtatattgaggtgtagtgagtttgttttgggtttattttctgttttaagtgtttcggtgagtttgggtgtgtgtgtcgggtcttttgaggtgtatttgattgtgtgcaagtagttttgggtctttaagggtgtgtttgtggcgtgtttgtggtgttgagtggtgctttaagtgtgttttggatgttttgatgtgttttgggtgtgtttgatgagttttggggtgttgtagtgtattttgggtgttttaaatcttttgagtgtgtttgtatgagtttaaggtatattggggtgctttgagagtgttttggataaatttagcgtggttggggtgggttatttggatgtttttagatgttacggggtgttttgagtgaatattcaatatttggttgtgtttaggtgagtgtagtgggtattttggggtgttgtgatgtgttttggttgtgttttggatgttttgagtgtattttgagtgtgttttggtaagttttgttgcatgtagggatgttgagtgttatatatatatatatatatatatatatatatatatatatatatatatatatatatatatatatatatatatatatatatatatatatatatatatatatatatatatataatgggaaggcaatgagaagaggggcaaaagaacatgggatgcactgcctgtgttcataccgggatctgatgtcagttcttgtgaagggccagaatgcatattcctgaagtctggaaggagtcgtctgccagcctgtatggacactaggctgtagctccaaagctaactgtaggattctctctaaaatagtctcattgagattctcgcacaaaattacctatacgtaacttaatctaacctaacctaactgctacaagagtaaatgggccgaaagattaccagacttcgggaatatgcctccagagggatacgggttaaggtcgcttcacacacatcagtgccgtatttgttccgtgctgttcagtgcttcagtgtcagtaaaaaaaaaattcatcattttggaattcagcagaagcatttacacacgtccggtgaagtaccgtgttttgactgaagtgattgttacgtctccgttccgtgaaatggaatatcgtcgtcactggtattttaaaaattttcatggATGTCAgacaagtgtttgaaataaaatagaagaaattgaaatggtgataaatactctttttaattgatgtaattaatcacaccacatcacaccacaccacatcataacacaccataccataccacaccacaccactcatcactgagcaatgtcatcaaacagtttttggacattcttaagtactggaaaatttttgtttcatcattaattaattcctcgtacagagtagcaaaatctccttgagtttctctttttcttccacattTCATGTacccaattttcttttctttattttttgttaagcaagcatcttgctcttcatcaagaattatGACAATCATAGCCAACTCCACGTCTGAAAGGATATGTGTGCATAGACGTCACGAAAGCGACATGGATATCACTGACACTATACGATACTAATACGGCACTGATAGGTGTGAAACCACCTTTGAGTGTACTATTCAGATAGTGTACCCACTATctgccaatttcactgggacaaaagcacaattaggtgattgttaagaagaagaacaataataataataataataataataataataataataataatgataataataatataataaaaggagttaagccatctatatagttagctagattgatatcattattattgttatcatcattattacatatcaaggtattgtgacattattattaataataatatgttattattattattattattattattattattattattattattattaatattaatattattactgttattattattttcattatcatatttcagctatccaacatcagaacagtatatgaatatggcaaatgctgttttgacatcatttcctgccatcctgagaaaAAGTGATCAcgaggagcatgaattgcagctgcaatggaaattgtGCATTCagcgcaagtttcagaattcaagaaagaggcaggattcctcagtgactgaggtgacgtcaaggaaaaagaagatcccttgcatagcgccaaaaCAGACTACGTAtccactgatgtatggagtaaaggcttaccttccaccaaggccccattcagaagatgatgagtcattagagagacatagacagtggcttgctctacattggatgaagaaagatcccgagttagataaggtatgtgatatttgtacgcttgatttatcttttttatatttcagagacttctttactggtgttgtttaaaaatacctgctcttatgtaagcagtttcaatggtactggtggatagccactgaaaaatgatgcttgtatatatatatatatatatatatatatatatatatatatatatatatatatatatatatatatatatatatatatatatatatgagggagagagggaggctggtgggacagtcaacttatgaaaactaattttactttaatgattttcctcaggttgaacgcctcatgcagttgacactctctgagagacgcaaaaaaataatcaatgggaacattcttgtagcagaaatcctgaacttgtacccatggattcagacttttgatggcataagtgtgtatatatgtacactttatggattttgctacatattgttactaattgtcaactctatttgtagggctataatgtatatagctatttatattttaaagtaggtaattgatatttaactactggtacttccattctccctctcaggctcaaaggcttcagtgacgggagataagcactcataactaagtacagttattgcagatgctcatctctgtaaccttcacttataattatttgatgcttatatctttacagataatcaagAAGTTTctgagattagaaccacaagcggatgaaccaaacccaagagtagcagttttgaaagggctggagaaatataggctcccaataattgcaattctcaaaaaaaaaaaaaagtagttcctctgtatatggaaaccttacttgaactatatgaccacgatgaaagtcaatgtgagtaatgtctagttcaatttgttcatttcagtagctggtagcaatttaatatatgtatcttttcatcattagcaatgcatctttcacttttataagcctagtattcatgaaactatgctgcatgcaaaaaccaaacattgtattaagcatgacctatctaactgtaatgcttgcaccaatttctataaaggtactaatttaattgttaaattcctgcttttctatcaaatttttggctgagtgctatggctaaataattgtttgcagcataagtgatgttaaagattttaataggtgtaaagcatctctctctctctctctctctctctctctctctctctctctctctctctctctctctctctctctctctctctctctctctcttgtaaggaaagacattatttctagtgtaaataaacccaataggctgtccaatttgaaatttaaaatgtaaatattatcaatctttttagaaatgttagctgcatcctcttcccttgcagtccaataagacaggtcactaattcgtgtggagatagaattcttggagtcacctttgccggcactagcgcaagtgcaaacagtctgataaaggtttcttccatggttgtgatgaagttcaggacttctcacactgttttggtggatatgatgagaagaatcgggagttcggaacatcagtgcattatgtcggggcatgtaggttcggctgggcatgtaggttcggctgggcactgataggtgtgaaaccacctttgagtgtactattcagatagtgtacccactatctgccaatttcactgggacaaaagcacaattaggtgattgttaagaagaagaacaataataataataataataataataataataataataatataataaaaggagttaagccatctatatagttagcaagattgatatcattattattgttatcatcattattacatatcaaggtattgtgacattattattaataatatgttgttattattattattattattattattattattgttattattattatcattatcatatttcagctatccaacatcagaacagtatatgaatatggcaaatgctgttttgacatcatttcctgccatcctgagaaaaagtgatctcgaggagcatgaattgcagctgcaatggaaattgcgcatccagcgcaagtttcagaattcaagaaagaggcaggattcctcagtgactgaggtgacgtcaaggaaaaagaagatcccttgcatagcgccaaaagagactacgtgtccactgatgtatggagtaagGGCTTACCTTTcaccaaggccccattcagaagatgatgagtcattagagagacatagacagtggcttgctctacattggatgaagaaagatcccgagttagataaggtatgtgatatttgtgcgcttgatttatcttttttatatttcagagacttctttactggtgttgtttaaaaatacctgctcttatgtaagcaatttcaatggtactggtggatagccactgaaaaattatgcttgtactcgtatatatatatatatatatatatatatatatatatatatatatatatatatatatatatatatatatatatatatatatatatatatatatatatatatatatatatatatatatatatatatatatatatatatatatatatatatatgagggagagagggaggctggtgggacagtcaacttatgaaaactaattttactttaatgattttcctcaggctgaacgcctcatgcagttgacactctctgagagatgcaaaaaaataatcaatgggaacattcttgtagcagaaatcctgaacttgtacccgtggattcagacttttgatggcataagtgtgtatatatgtacactttatggattaTGCTACATATTAttactaattgtcaactttatttgtagagctataatgtatatagctatttatatttaatagtaggtaattgatatttaactactggtacttccattctccctctcaggctcaaaggcttcagtgacgggagataagcactcataactaagtacagttattgcagatgctcatctctgtaaccttcacttataattatttgatgcttatatctttacagataatcaaggagttcctgagattAGAACTAGAAGCGGATGAACCAGACCCaagagtagcagttttgaaagggctggagaaatataggctcccaataattgccattctcaaaaaaagaaaagcagttcctctgtatatggaaaccttacttgaactctatgaccacgatgaaagtcaatgcaagtaatgtctagttcaatttgttcatttcagtagctggtagcaatttaatatatgtatcttttcatcattagcaatgcatctttcacttttataagcctagtattcatgaaactatgctgcatgcaaaaaccaaacattgtattaagcatgacctatctaactgtaatgcttgcaccaaTTTATAGAAAGGTACtaatttaattgttaaattcctgctcttctatcaattttttggctgagtgctatggctaaataattgtttgcagcataagtgatgttaaagattttaataggtgtaaagcatctctctctctctctctctctctctctctctctctctctctctctctctctctctctctctctctctcgtaaggaaagacattatttctagtgtaaataaaccGAATAGGCTGtcaatttgaaatttaaaatgtaaatattatcaatctttttagaaatgttagctgcattctcttcccttgcagtccaataagacaggtcactaattcgtgtggagatagaattcttggagtcacctttgccggcactagcgcaagtgcaaacagtctgataaaggtttcttccatggttgtgatgaacttcaggacttctcacactgttttggtggatatgatgagaagaatcgggagttcggaacatcagtgcgttatgtcggtgcatgtaggttcggctggggttttctttctttctttcttttttttttttttttcgatcagtactcatcatattcttacgaggacttgctagacaaagcattattgcattatgatattacccaaatagtgtctcaagtaaaaaacataaccgcatactcgtacaaaagatttgctgctgtgacacaaaggacaaaaatcattagtatactggtcgttctgagcattcaatcaaaatgcttgtcattcatataattagtagaaccatcgaggagctttatttttattaattcttatgtgataaagcaataattacaggagacttttaaaagattggtactcaaattagtggactgtcctattggatgtgaccatatcttcactttttccttacacagttaattttcttttgtttatttgatttacttattatcatatttatttatatatttatttatttgcaccagatgtttgcttagttatattggggttacttcacctgcttggagaaaggaaagactccatttttactaaggttaaatttcagtacctttgattttagagtggtgtgtatatattgaaatttctgaatatattatcaccttaagatatacatctacatataaattttattttaatctcaaaatgttattaatgtttacactattatttcttccttaaggtaccAGAAGAACTAAGAATAGGGCAGtctagtgtgtatttgatggtgGACTTGTAGCTGAACCAATatgtatttctatggctgtagtctcattggtagcagggctttgtgtttaatattgaacacccaaaaaattgtgaacatttcctccgtttcacaacatcccatctcttaggtatcaagtatgacaaaggtaacacttcaaaaacaagatctctacttgtaaaactcaatgaagtaaagacagaatcgagctacaaaaatgcataaatctgcttccaaatatattcaactccacacataatgcctctctctctctctctctctctctctctctctctctctctctctctctctctctctctctctctctctctctctctctctctctctctctctctctctctgtcacacacacacacacacacacacacacacacactagtcaattactagttaaagattaatcagtgaaataaatacataacattatgttaataagttttctaaatggaaaaggaaatacttgtacttccccttcccccaacccagtattcatgaaatcttactgaattgttatcttatatatatatatatatatatatatatatatatatatatatatatatatatatatatatatatatatatatatatatatatatatatatatatataatgaatggagagtagacactctctctctctctctctctctctctctctctctctctctctctctctctctctctctctctctctctctccaaattgggaagtattttttcatgtaccatatgatgcatatatatatatattttttttttttatatgcattttttaccttttttttttttttatttctctatgttattgcaagtgatacgtgaagcttctttattactgttctgagcatttctgtagatttgtttagttagtatatcccatagaaatactcattttctattttttgtgtggctttaaaAGATTAATGGTGATatatggatatgatctgggttaaaagcttgtacaaataaggttaaatgtctatttttgcactggttctttccctaagtttcttaaaagtaccgtgatataatgattagcagtggactaattaattattctttacagggtctgtaactccttacatttaatttatgttaactttacttacatattttttcctttagcttatgaatgggaggaaggtttaatattcatatcttaagagatgcctactttcttttccacattgcaagttttagtgattaatactcacaaatgtgtattatttacttaatggcttgtcaaaacaggttgtttttgtgttgcttttttttttttctcatgctaggatgaagtgttactaatggagtttattttttacatctgttttatatatcattacagttttgaggggagctttctgttaaatgttcaagtgaaaagcatattatactatagatgataaaaattatagtgtttattttttttatttattttttttttctaatgcaatgaaatggagggaacatttaattgtatatgaatatatcgaatttattatctattctttccctaaccttgagacagcagtagctagctgctagtatcaaaggtactaatgattcatcatctgtctaagaaagactaactaattagtcatttaattgactaacctatgatccactttactaatgtggttagtagaagcagtgaacagtacgaaggcattagtcagatatatttgagtaagaccatactcaggttgagtgctcagttagtcacaaattgactaacattatgttagtcactgtgactaatgctgccactcgttctagaccccatgggttttactaagaaaagttagtcagcacgactaactttggttttgtgtgaaggTGCGGAAACATTAGGCAGAGGAATGAGTGTTCGATGCATGGGATGTTTAGTTTGTGTAAATAATACATGGGTTTTTATTCACTGAGATATCTGTTTTATTTCAGGCTTATttcatttatgttttctttttttaattttttttttctgaatggtCTCGCTGATTTAAATGATAAGTCGGTGCTGCTGCTGGACTGAATCTGTGTCGCCATTTACTTCCGTCAGCACGAGACTCTCTTAACAGCAGGTCTTTGTACAGCTTCCTGAGTCAGCCAGAGGTAGAAATCCAGAAGAGAATGACCTTCAAGATGCCGGTGAATGAGATCTGCTAGTAAGCACAGCCGCTCAGATCGCCTCGCTTGTCCGGCGCCGATGGCAAACTCCCCTTAGCAACACAAACACGGCGGGGCGCGGCGCCCCAAATCATCAAATCTGCCCCGAAAATTCCTCATGAGTTACAGAGCTTATGAAGCACCGGCGTTTCAGAACTTGCATTGCCAGACCAATCACACCGGCTAACTAGTCTGCAGCACGGATGCCTTGCGAGGGCCCCCGCTCGCTCACCTCCACCGTGCGTAAGCTGAGAATTGAGTTTCagaaatatatatctatatatgtaatctttttttttttttttttttttttacttctgtgGTGGCAATAACAAGGCGTCACTCATCTCCCAAAGTAGAAGCAACTTCTGGCGCGTACAAACCGATCAAGAATTAATTGAAGTGTTACATCTTGTTTCCTAGTCCATTGCTGTCGCGATTCTACGTGTGTGTCgtgaggaagacaaagaagataaTTATCCATTCCATTCGAAAACTTATCTTTCCTTTACAGATATTATACAGCTGTATTACGCGAGCATAAAAATAGAAATGCTTGGTGATGTGTTACATCTGTAACACTGTGTTAGAGTTCAGGATCTGCattctaattttttttgtgtgtgtgttttccatcaGCCAGTTTAAGGCCAATACAGGACAGAAGTCCTTCCAATGGTTAAAAGGATTCAGCCTCGCACCGCGCCACGCTGGCTCAGCTTGTTGGCTGACTTGCCAGCACACACGGTCACAACTCGACTTTCGTTGCTGGATGAACCTCGGCCACAGCGTGAAGAGTGACAAGCCTCCTCCCGGAAATATGACGATGTAAGACAATCCGTGTGCTcacaaataaagataataaatctATTCCCAAGTGTACAGATCtttgaacacacacaaagacacacacacacacacacacacacacacacacacacacacacacacacacacacacacacaccaggtgaaTGTTCTGTAGAACTTTTACCGGAGTTTTGTAATTCCTGTTCGAAAATTGTC
This window of the Scylla paramamosain isolate STU-SP2022 chromosome 1, ASM3559412v1, whole genome shotgun sequence genome carries:
- the LOC135103581 gene encoding uncharacterized protein LOC135103581, with protein sequence MNMANAVLTSFPAILRKSDLEEHELQLQWKLRIQRKFQNSRKRQDSSVTEVTSRKKKIPCIAPKETTCPLMYGVRAYLSPRPHSEDDESLERHRQWLALHWMKKDPELDKIIKEFLRLELEADEPDPRVAVLKGLEKYRLPIIAILKKRKAVPLYMETLLELYDHDESQCK